The Ferrimicrobium sp. genome has a segment encoding these proteins:
- a CDS encoding DUF4031 domain-containing protein has translation MLLIDRAIFYRDGRRFAHLISDVSLDELHTGARKLGLDRSFHRDHYDIPEEYVASVVASGVRQVDPREIVRALRRAGLRHSRRSLA, from the coding sequence ATGCTGTTGATCGACCGTGCCATCTTCTACCGTGATGGGAGACGTTTCGCCCATCTGATCAGTGATGTCTCTTTGGATGAGTTGCACACCGGGGCCCGCAAACTCGGTCTCGATCGTAGTTTTCATCGTGACCACTATGACATCCCAGAGGAGTATGTGGCTTCGGTTGTGGCATCTGGTGTGCGTCAGGTGGATCCTCGGGAGATTGTACGTGCACTACGTCGCGCTGGCCTGCGCCACTCCCGTAGATCATTAGCATGA